The following proteins come from a genomic window of Candidatus Methylacidiphilales bacterium:
- a CDS encoding circularly permuted type 2 ATP-grasp protein encodes MAVSRKHFSASEPLSEPASADTADFLRSLRNLPPSELRKRQQKMEALALDLGIHFSLNGQSGLLDRQWKFDIIPHIIPQQEWNLIEAGLIQRTRAFSRFLSDLYSEQKILKEKVIPYHLVFEDPSYLFEYSNIPTPRDINILIGAVDLVRGTDGRWFATQNHYSTPFGISFILQNRRMLTQAFPEIFQTFNACPVSSFSTELVERISSLSDKPNPHIVLLSHSTTLDNFFEESFLARRMGVAIVKPADLIVRENCVYLKTIRGLEQVDVIYRRLESRSIDPIAFRGASQQGIPGLVNCARQGKVAIANALGCGVADNKALLRYSDSIIRFYLQEQPLLPTLPTYNCRDYDQLEYVKANLGSLLLRPVQRQDSHQRWVLHKPRDAYEGAMEKMLRENPASIVAHPKIDVTGIPRFENGRMIPRPAFLRAFLLMGENPLVLPGGLTRQSLPSDNRHIVANLASGVKDTWVHGGNERPTSSASRTRNAWAPREFKIPSRVAESLYWIGRYTERAENTSRMLHVLEELGWSQLGRRERRNVWPLWQAVASSTGQNDYLKIKSPPAQVSGLSRRLISGRDNTASVFFCITLANQNAQDIREFITPEVWAVLSRFMRRLEQRCQDNTAPALSLQEICQASVDEIACLNGTILRTMPHDDSWEFYRLGTLLERAICTVTVLDIVLSSALKNLDPSGGQDPDLTSLLRLLSSLDAYQREFRSRTYVGQVAELLWRKSEAPSSVAYCCKHILYALRSVLGAGETDPGSPLHHAQTVLEHIGNIRCETLFPRDAFEADVAGPSNLPNILQLQARVKQESSYLEQHLLRLHELVEDRFFSHQMDYPNGGNNGALPRDP; translated from the coding sequence CCTCGACCGCCAGTGGAAATTCGACATCATCCCGCACATCATTCCGCAGCAGGAATGGAATCTGATCGAAGCCGGCCTCATCCAGCGCACGCGCGCATTCAGCAGGTTTCTTTCCGACCTGTATTCGGAACAAAAAATCCTCAAGGAAAAGGTCATCCCCTATCATCTTGTTTTCGAGGACCCATCCTATCTTTTCGAATACAGCAACATCCCCACCCCGCGGGACATCAACATCCTCATCGGCGCGGTCGATCTGGTCCGCGGCACGGACGGACGCTGGTTCGCCACCCAAAACCATTACTCAACGCCCTTCGGCATTTCCTTCATCCTCCAAAACCGGCGGATGCTGACCCAGGCATTTCCGGAGATATTCCAGACTTTCAATGCCTGCCCGGTTTCCTCCTTCAGCACGGAATTGGTCGAACGCATTTCCTCGCTTTCGGACAAGCCGAACCCGCACATCGTCCTGTTGAGCCACAGCACCACGCTGGATAATTTTTTCGAGGAAAGCTTTCTCGCGCGCCGCATGGGCGTGGCCATTGTCAAGCCCGCCGACCTCATCGTTCGCGAGAACTGCGTCTATCTGAAAACGATCCGGGGCCTTGAGCAGGTCGATGTCATTTACCGGCGCCTGGAAAGCCGCTCCATCGATCCCATCGCGTTTCGCGGCGCCTCGCAGCAGGGCATTCCGGGTCTGGTCAACTGCGCGCGCCAGGGCAAGGTGGCCATCGCGAACGCGCTGGGCTGTGGCGTTGCGGACAACAAGGCGCTGCTCCGGTATTCGGACTCGATCATCCGTTTCTATCTTCAGGAACAACCGCTGCTCCCCACGCTGCCCACCTATAATTGCCGCGACTACGACCAGCTCGAATATGTAAAAGCCAACCTCGGCAGCCTTTTGTTGCGCCCGGTCCAGCGCCAGGACAGCCATCAGCGCTGGGTGTTGCACAAGCCCCGCGATGCCTACGAAGGCGCAATGGAAAAAATGCTGCGCGAAAATCCAGCTTCCATCGTCGCGCATCCCAAAATCGACGTGACGGGAATTCCGCGCTTTGAAAACGGGCGGATGATCCCACGCCCTGCTTTTCTACGCGCTTTCCTCCTCATGGGTGAAAACCCGCTGGTTCTGCCCGGGGGATTGACGCGGCAAAGTCTGCCGTCCGACAACCGCCACATCGTGGCCAACCTCGCATCGGGCGTGAAAGACACCTGGGTGCATGGCGGAAATGAACGCCCGACAAGCAGCGCCTCCCGGACGCGCAACGCCTGGGCGCCTCGCGAGTTCAAAATTCCCAGCCGCGTCGCGGAAAGCCTGTACTGGATCGGACGCTACACCGAACGGGCGGAAAACACATCCCGCATGCTGCACGTGCTTGAAGAACTGGGTTGGTCGCAGTTGGGCCGCCGCGAACGCCGCAATGTGTGGCCGCTCTGGCAGGCTGTGGCGTCCTCCACCGGCCAGAATGATTATCTCAAAATCAAAAGCCCTCCCGCCCAGGTCTCCGGCCTGAGCCGGCGCCTCATCAGCGGGCGGGACAACACCGCCTCCGTCTTTTTTTGCATCACCCTGGCCAACCAGAACGCCCAAGACATCCGTGAATTCATCACGCCCGAGGTTTGGGCCGTCCTCAGCCGTTTTATGCGCCGGCTGGAACAACGCTGCCAGGACAACACGGCGCCGGCCTTGTCACTTCAGGAAATCTGCCAGGCCAGCGTCGATGAAATCGCCTGCCTCAACGGCACCATTCTCCGGACGATGCCGCATGATGACAGTTGGGAGTTCTACCGCCTCGGCACGCTTCTGGAGCGCGCCATCTGCACCGTGACGGTCCTCGACATCGTTCTCAGCAGCGCCTTGAAAAATCTGGACCCGTCCGGAGGACAGGACCCAGACCTGACTTCGCTCCTCCGCCTCCTGAGTTCGCTTGACGCCTACCAGCGCGAATTCCGCTCGCGCACCTATGTCGGCCAGGTGGCCGAATTGCTCTGGCGAAAATCCGAGGCGCCCAGTTCGGTCGCGTACTGCTGCAAACACATCCTGTATGCGCTGCGCAGCGTGCTGGGCGCAGGCGAGACAGATCCGGGTTCCCCGCTCCACCACGCGCAAACGGTGCTGGAGCACATCGGCAACATCCGCTGTGAAACGCTTTTTCCGCGGGACGCGTTCGAGGCCGATGTGGCCGGGCCTTCAAACCTGCCCAACATCCTCCAGTTGCAGGCCCGTGTGAAACAGGAGAGTTCCTACCTGGAACAGCATCTCCTGCGCCTCCATGAATTGGTCGAGGACCGTTTTTTCAGCCACCAGATGGACTATCCAAACGGAGGAAATAACGGCGCCCTGCCGCGTGATCCATGA